From a single Vibrio campbellii CAIM 519 = NBRC 15631 = ATCC 25920 genomic region:
- a CDS encoding fimbrial protein → MANNNITVDLGTPSIHSFDAVGSTSSSAQFNITLKQCSASTSHVRINFDGTMDPNNSNF, encoded by the coding sequence ATCGCTAATAATAATATAACCGTAGATTTAGGTACACCTAGTATCCATTCTTTCGATGCAGTTGGTTCGACATCAAGTTCTGCGCAATTTAATATCACTCTGAAACAATGTTCGGCAAGTACTTCGCACGTTAGAATTAATTTCGATGGTACTATGGATCCTAACAATTCAAACTTTTAG